The sequence below is a genomic window from Candidatus Bathyarchaeia archaeon.
TGGCGTTTTGAAGTCGATCGTCCCGCCGGAAAGTGTTCCTGCGTGGCAGTGCTTTGCCACAGGGAAAAACCCCGCGAAAATTGGCGTTTACGGGTTCACCTACATAGGAAGAGACAGGCAGCTAAAATTCGGAAAGACTACTCCAGAACTCGGATGCTTCTGGGACATCTGCTCGCAAAGAGGAATGAAAGTAGGGGTCTTCAACGTTCCAGGAACCTATCCCCCCTACCCGGTAAACGGTTTCATGGTATCCGGCTTTCCCGTGCCGCCTCATGGGGTCTGGTCCTACCCAGATGATCTGATGAAAAGACTAGACTCCTCAGTCAGTGGTTATGAGATCGACGTCCCACTAACCAAGCCTACGAGCATGAAGGGGGGAGAAAAAACATACCTCCTCCAAGTTCAGAAGCTGCACGACAAAACCCTTCAGGCTGCAAAACAACTGATCGAATGGTATGAACCCGACGTTTTCACAATGACATTCCAAGCAATCGATCAAGTCCATCACGATTTTTGGAAATACATGGATAACCAAGACTCACCTTATGCAAACGTTTTGCGCGACTGGTACATCAAGATGGACGCCGCGATTGGAGAACTTCGCGAGTTGTCGGGCCCTCTAACCAACGTACTGGTCCTCTCCGACCATGGATCGGCACCTGTCTCCTCTGCTCTATTCATCAACAAGTATCTGGAGTCTAACGGTCTTCTGACAGTCAAGGGTCCTGTGAAACGCAAAGGCGAAAACTACGTGAAGCTTAGGAACTGGGTCCTGAAAACACTGCCGCCGAGTGCCATTGCGACCATCTATAAGATGACGCCAGAATTCATTGGTTACAGATTTACTGAATCAGCAGCAATAGAACGGACCCTCCAGAGCCTTGTTGACAACATCGATTGGGACAAGACGCTAGCATTCTCAACTGGTGGACACCAGGCTCACATTTACGTGACATACGATCTTGTAGACAAGCTCAAGGGTGGGGAAGGTTCCCAGACCAAGACGAGTGTCGTGGAGAAGCTGTGCAACTTAATGAGCGAACTTACGGATCCAAAGTCCGGTGAAAAAATATCACCGATATTCCATTTCAAAGAAGACACTTTCAAGGGGCCGTTCCAAAACGAAGCGCCTGATCTTTGTGTCGAACTCTACACTAAGAACGAGAAAGTCCAAGTTAACCCGAGGCTGGGAGCCAAACAACTCTGGAGCTCTTCGCCACACTTCTCATCAATACACACTCGAGAAGGGTTCTACGGAATAACAGGACTAAATATTAGACACGGAGTCAAGCTGGATGCGAACCTTCTAGACCTAGCTCCAACGCTGCTAAGACTACTCAATGTGGAAACTGAGGCCGACTTCGACGGTCGAGTCCTGGATCAGGTCATCGCGAATTGAGTTTGTATATGAACCATGATTGTTCATCGACAAAGCAGTTTTCAATCGAAGCTGGGCGAGGGGAAACTGATTTCGGGGCCTGGGCGAATTGCGAATAGCGATTAATGGATTCGGTCGCATTGGAAGATGTTTCCACCGTGCGATCTTGGAGAACAAATACTCGGACATCGAGGTTGCTGTAATAAACTCAACTTCGGCTCCTCGCACCCTCGCGCACCTCTTGAAACATGATTCAACCTACGGAGTTCTTCCTTCGGACGTCAGCTGGGACTCGGAGACCATCACTGTTGCAGGACAGAGGATACCTTGCCTCAGCCAAACAGATGCATCCTCAATAGACTGGAAGAGTTTTGAAGTCGACGCAGTGCTTGAGAGCACAGGACAACGTCTCCAACGAGAGGACCTAACCGTTTATGCCGGCAACGGGGCTGGAAGGGTCTTGATCAGCGCTCCCTTCGAGGACGCAGACGTCATCCTTATCCCTGGATGTAATCTGGAAACATACGATCCGACCCTCCACAAGATCATCTCGATGGGTTCATGCACAACGAACTGTCTCGCACCTTGCCTTGCCGTCCTAGACCGCGCCTTCGGGGTCACGCACGGGTTTGCAACAACCATCCACGCCTACACCAGCGACCAAAGATTGCTCGACGGGTCTCATGAGGATCTTCGAAGGGCCAGAGCAGCAGGCCAATCCCTCATACCGACCCGAACCGGTGCAACGCAAACAATTGGAAAAGTCCTTCCGGGCCTCAAAGGGAAAATTACCTGCTCGGCGATAAGGGCGCCTACAGCCACGGTTTCGCTTCTCGACTTAGTAGTCCAGTGCAGAAGAGAAGTTGGCAGGAACGAAGTCAATGGCGCCTTCGAAAAAGCATCAGGTGAAAAACTGAAGGGAATCCTCGCGATCTCTGACGAGCCATTGGTCTCTGTTGATTACAAGAAAAACCCGCATTCAGCAGTCATAGACGGGCTCTCGACAGGAACGAATGGTTCAATGGTTCGTGTTTTGGCCTGGTATGACAACGAGTGGGCGTACTCAATGCGATTGATCGACACATTCCATCAGATCGAGCGGTCCGACCTGACATCGCAAGTTCCTTCCGGGAATCTTTGAAGACCCACGATTCGAAACAGGGTGTCTCGATAATTTTTTTGCTCGGGAAATTGTAAAGTCGACTAAATAGCAAAGGACCGGCATCGCAAGTCAACAATGTCCTTTCCTTTATGTCGCAAAAAAAGTACGTGACGCTTAAAACGACGTCGACCGTCCAGACAACAACGATCGAAGGTCGATCAGTCGCAAGGTTGCTCCCATGCGCAAACCAACTCTGAACTCGCCCCATGGACTAAAGGAGACCTGTCGTTGAGTCGATGGGAATGCCTATCCGGGCACATCTTTCAGGGGAACTTTTTCGACCCGCCAGGGGGACCTAACGGAGGTGGTACCGGCCCGCTTGCTACATTTTCCTGTCCTACTTGCGGCAAACCCATGAGCTTGTTACGGGGGGAAGGAGCTTTGGAGCTGCTGAAGCGCATTCGAGAATTCATTGGAGAGGTCTCTAGGGACCCACAATATGGAACCGATGGCTCCTCAATGCTGACCGAGGTGGAACGGCTTGAGTTTACCATCAGAAAACTCGCCGAAGAAGCGACGAGACCCTAGCAGAC
It includes:
- a CDS encoding alkaline phosphatase family protein, with translation MKALVIGVDSASPVLIQKWMDELPNLRAIFDSGAHGVLKSIVPPESVPAWQCFATGKNPAKIGVYGFTYIGRDRQLKFGKTTPELGCFWDICSQRGMKVGVFNVPGTYPPYPVNGFMVSGFPVPPHGVWSYPDDLMKRLDSSVSGYEIDVPLTKPTSMKGGEKTYLLQVQKLHDKTLQAAKQLIEWYEPDVFTMTFQAIDQVHHDFWKYMDNQDSPYANVLRDWYIKMDAAIGELRELSGPLTNVLVLSDHGSAPVSSALFINKYLESNGLLTVKGPVKRKGENYVKLRNWVLKTLPPSAIATIYKMTPEFIGYRFTESAAIERTLQSLVDNIDWDKTLAFSTGGHQAHIYVTYDLVDKLKGGEGSQTKTSVVEKLCNLMSELTDPKSGEKISPIFHFKEDTFKGPFQNEAPDLCVELYTKNEKVQVNPRLGAKQLWSSSPHFSSIHTREGFYGITGLNIRHGVKLDANLLDLAPTLLRLLNVETEADFDGRVLDQVIAN
- a CDS encoding type I glyceraldehyde-3-phosphate dehydrogenase is translated as MRIAINGFGRIGRCFHRAILENKYSDIEVAVINSTSAPRTLAHLLKHDSTYGVLPSDVSWDSETITVAGQRIPCLSQTDASSIDWKSFEVDAVLESTGQRLQREDLTVYAGNGAGRVLISAPFEDADVILIPGCNLETYDPTLHKIISMGSCTTNCLAPCLAVLDRAFGVTHGFATTIHAYTSDQRLLDGSHEDLRRARAAGQSLIPTRTGATQTIGKVLPGLKGKITCSAIRAPTATVSLLDLVVQCRREVGRNEVNGAFEKASGEKLKGILAISDEPLVSVDYKKNPHSAVIDGLSTGTNGSMVRVLAWYDNEWAYSMRLIDTFHQIERSDLTSQVPSGNL